The DNA sequence CACAACAGGAATACTGTTGAACTGCTTGATTGGATCTATGACAAACTGCCACAAAGTGATATTCTCAAAGAAGACGAAACAGAAGAAGTACAAATCATCACAGAGGAGAAAGAAGAACTCAGTGATGAAGAATTTTTCTCACAATATGCCCAGGATGAAGAAGATGACAGTTTCATCTACTGGGATGAGGAAGAGGTAGAAGATGACTCAATATTTGCTCAGAATGATCGTATCAAAGAGTTTGATGAAAATGACATAAACCATATAAAAATAGCTATTATCGGACGTACCAATGTCGGAAAAAGTTCACTGCTTAATGCTCTTTTGGGCGAAGAACGTTCTGTTGTGAGTTCTGTTGCCGGTACAACAATCGACCCGATTGATGAGACCATAGTCTATAAAGACAAACAGCTTACCTTTGTTGACACAGCAGGGCTTCGCCGTCGTGGAAAAATTGTCGGTATTGAAAAATATGCTTTAATGCGCACAAAAGAGATGCTTGAAAATGCAAATATGGCACTTGTTGTTTTGGATGCGAGTGAGCCGTTCTTGGATTTGGATGAAAAAATTGCGGGACTTGTTGATCAAAACAGGCTTGCCTGTATTATCATTCTTAACAAATGGGATATTGCCAAAAGAGAAGAGCATGACAAAATCATCAAAGAGGTGCGTGACAGATTTAAGTTTTTAGCCTATGCCCCTATTTTAACCCTTTCGGCAAAAAGCCATCAAAGAGTAGACAAACTTCATGATATGATTTTAGAAATAAACGAAAACTATTCACAAAGAATTCCGACATCCCGGCTCAATGAAGTTTTGGAGCGGGCACTGCGCCGTCACACCCTGCCAAGTATGCACGGACAGGTGATTCGAATCTATTATGCAACACAGTATGAAACACGACCGCCAAAAATTGCCATTGTTATGAATAAGCCCAAAGGTCTGCATTTTACCTACAGACGCTATCTTACTAACAAACTGCGCGAAGCCTTTAATTTCAGTGGAACCCCGCTTCTTTTTAAAGCAAAAAAGAGAGGAGACAAATAAACATGAGTTATGCGCTTGCGTTTACATTTTTATTTGGCGGAATCGGGCTGACAGCCTTGAGTGTTTATTTTTACAAAAAGATGAAAGAGGAAGAAAGAAAAAACAGTCGGCACTAAAGTACCGATTCCGATTTAAAAGGGTTTGAGTACAACCATCGCTACAATAACAAGCATCAAAAGTGTCGGTACTTCATTATACATTCTGAAAAACTTTCCGCTTTTTGTGCATCTGTCTTCTAAAAGCTGTTTTCTGTACACATTCATTGAGTAAAAGTCTATAATTAAAAAAAGTACAAACAGAAGCTTTACATGTAACCACGGAGCACTCATCCATCCGCCAAGATAAATAAGTGCTGCACCGCTAAGGAGTGTAGCCCACATAGCAGGCACACCTATATATTTAAAAAGCTTCATTTCCTGAATTTTAACTACCTCTACAAAACCTTTGTTATTACTGTTTTCAACATGATAGACAAAAAGCCTAGGCAGATAAAACAATACTGCAAACCAGGAGATAAAAGAGATGACATGAAACCATAAAAGCCAGTTATACATATAAGACACCTAAAAGTTTTTTTCTATATACACAGATTCATAGTTTGAACCACCGTGTCTTACATTGTTAATCAAACCAAAAATCCCTGACCGGTGTTTTAACAAAACACCAATATATGTTTCATCTAATGGCTTATACTTCACAAGTTTTCCCAAATCAAAATCCAGGCTTATATCCAAATAATTTAAAAAGTGTGAATTGTTGTCATTATGATTTTGAGCATCTATGCGTTCTATCTCCAAAACACGGCTTACATAAGAAGCCCCCTCTCCAAAACCAAAACGCACTCTGTTATTCCAAAAATCA is a window from the Sulfurimonas hydrogeniphila genome containing:
- the der gene encoding ribosome biogenesis GTPase Der; protein product: MKKIAIIGRPNVGKSSLFNRLVKKRDAITSDLAGTTRDVKRKTAVIIDKEAELLDTGGLDKGCELFDKIKEMSLKAAYKADIILYMVDGKGLPEDEDKKLFYELQNMGKEIALVVNKIDNDKMKEKLWEFYEFGTDAIFGISVAHNRNTVELLDWIYDKLPQSDILKEDETEEVQIITEEKEELSDEEFFSQYAQDEEDDSFIYWDEEEVEDDSIFAQNDRIKEFDENDINHIKIAIIGRTNVGKSSLLNALLGEERSVVSSVAGTTIDPIDETIVYKDKQLTFVDTAGLRRRGKIVGIEKYALMRTKEMLENANMALVVLDASEPFLDLDEKIAGLVDQNRLACIIILNKWDIAKREEHDKIIKEVRDRFKFLAYAPILTLSAKSHQRVDKLHDMILEINENYSQRIPTSRLNEVLERALRRHTLPSMHGQVIRIYYATQYETRPPKIAIVMNKPKGLHFTYRRYLTNKLREAFNFSGTPLLFKAKKRGDK
- a CDS encoding CopD family protein: MYNWLLWFHVISFISWFAVLFYLPRLFVYHVENSNNKGFVEVVKIQEMKLFKYIGVPAMWATLLSGAALIYLGGWMSAPWLHVKLLFVLFLIIDFYSMNVYRKQLLEDRCTKSGKFFRMYNEVPTLLMLVIVAMVVLKPF